From Amphiprion ocellaris isolate individual 3 ecotype Okinawa chromosome 10, ASM2253959v1, whole genome shotgun sequence, one genomic window encodes:
- the adcyap1b gene encoding adenylate cyclase activating polypeptide 1b isoform X2, translating to MASSSKATLILLIYGILMHYSVFCTPIGLSYPKIRLENDAFDEDGNSLSDMGFDSDQIAIRSPPSLNDDAYTLYYPPEKSEDNSMEDGSEPLSKRHSDGIFTDSYSRYRKQMAVQKYLAAVLGRRYRQRVRNKGRRLAYL from the exons ATGGCCAGTTCGAGTAAAGCGACTTTAATCTTGCTCATCTACGGAATCTTAATGCACTACAGCGTCTTCTGCACACCTATCGGACTAAGTTACCCTAAGATTAG ACTTGAAAACGACGCCTTCGATGAGGACGGGAATTCATTATCCGACATGGGTTTTGATAGCGACCAGATTGCTATACGAAGCCCACCATCCTTGAACGACGACGCGTACACTCTCTACTACCCACCAGAGAAGAG tgaGGATAACAGCATGGAGGACGGGTCAGAGCCTTTATCCAAAAGACATTCAGATGGGATCTTCACTGACAGCTACAGCCGCTATAGAAAGCAGATGGCCGTGCAGAAATACCTGGCAGCGGTTCTGGGTAGAAGGTACAGACAGAGAGTTAGGAACAAAGGACGTCGACTTGCCTATTTGTAG
- the adcyap1b gene encoding adenylate cyclase activating polypeptide 1b isoform X1 yields the protein MASSSKATLILLIYGILMHYSVFCTPIGLSYPKIRLENDAFDEDGNSLSDMGFDSDQIAIRSPPSLNDDAYTLYYPPEKRPERHAEEELDRALREILGQLTARHYLHSLMTIRAGEDNSMEDGSEPLSKRHSDGIFTDSYSRYRKQMAVQKYLAAVLGRRYRQRVRNKGRRLAYL from the exons ATGGCCAGTTCGAGTAAAGCGACTTTAATCTTGCTCATCTACGGAATCTTAATGCACTACAGCGTCTTCTGCACACCTATCGGACTAAGTTACCCTAAGATTAG ACTTGAAAACGACGCCTTCGATGAGGACGGGAATTCATTATCCGACATGGGTTTTGATAGCGACCAGATTGCTATACGAAGCCCACCATCCTTGAACGACGACGCGTACACTCTCTACTACCCACCAGAGAAGAG ACCAGAAAGGCATGCTGAGGAAGAATTAGATAGAGCCTTGAGGGAGATCCTGGGTCAGTTAACAGCGAGACATTATCTGCATTCTCTGATGACAATTCGTGCAGG tgaGGATAACAGCATGGAGGACGGGTCAGAGCCTTTATCCAAAAGACATTCAGATGGGATCTTCACTGACAGCTACAGCCGCTATAGAAAGCAGATGGCCGTGCAGAAATACCTGGCAGCGGTTCTGGGTAGAAGGTACAGACAGAGAGTTAGGAACAAAGGACGTCGACTTGCCTATTTGTAG